TCATTCCAATTTTACTCTCCAGAAGTAACATTGGTTACAGAGGTAAGTTACTTTCCATTCTGTGAGTAATACTAAATTAAAGAGACCAACCTTTTCTGAAGCAAttgttagtacttttttttttgagatagagtcttactctatcacccaggctggagtgcagtggtatgatcatagctcactgtagccttaacctcccaatctcaagcagtcctcctgcctcagcctcctgagtagttgggatacagatgtgtgccaccatgcccgactaatttttaaattttttgtagagacctggtcttgctatgttgcctaggcttgtctcgaactcctgggctcaagtgctccccctgcctcagctccccaagtgctgggattagaggcatgagctaccgtgcctggcccattgttAGTACTTTTTAGTGACACGTTTAcattttttcttgaatatatcacctaagattttcaaaatgttttgcttttgtaCCATTTGATTTCCTTATAAAAATCCAAGCAAATTAACTGAGGTTCAGAGGAGTTGACATTTTTGAACCACATGATAGTAAGTGACACATTTAACatccaggttttctttttttcttttttttcatttgagatggagtatcactctgttgcccaggctggagtgcagtgacgtgatttcggctcactgcaacctctgcctcctgggttaaaatgatcctcctgcctcagcctcccaagtagctgggattacaggcgcccgccaccatgcccggccaaatgtttgtacttttagtagagatgggatttcaccatgttggccaggctggtctggaactcctgaccataggtgatcctcccgccttagcctcccaaagtgctgggattataggcatgagctaccatgccttgCCAACATCCAACAACCAGGTTTTCTGCTCTTTCTAAGCGAGTTCTTTTCACTACCTCACACTGCTGCCTTCCAGCTGGATGACCTTAAATGAGTTACTTAAActctttttgcttctgtttcctcatcttaaaatgaagaaaacaaaacctatCTTACGGGATTACTGTGAgaattacatatgtaaatatgtgtaaaGGGCTTAGAAAAATTTTTGGCACatactaagtgctcaataaatgttagttgattatggctgggagcagtggctcacgtctgtaatcccagcacttagggagactgaggcaagtggatcacctgaggtcgggagttcaagaccagcctgaccaacgtggagaaaccacgtctctactaacaatataaaaattaaccgggcgtggtggcgcatgcctgtaatcccatctgcctaggaggctgaggcaggagaatcgcttgaacccgggaggtggaggttgcagtgagccaacctccatcacgccattgcactctagcctgggcaacaagagtgaaactccatctcaaaaaaagacagaaaaaggccaggcccagtggctcacacctgtaatcccagcactttgggaggccgaggtgggtgaatcacaaggtcaggagttcaagaccagcctggccaacatggtgaaaccccgtctctactaaaaatacaaaaaatcagctgggcgtagtggtgggcacctgtaatcccagttacttgaatggctgacacaggagaatcacttgaacccgggaggcgggggttgcagtgagctgagattgcaccactgcactccagcccaggtgacagagtgagactcagtctcaaaaaaaaaaaaaaagttgattatgATGATAATTTTCTAATTCATATCACTCTGTTTCTTCTGCTCTGTTTTATCCCAGGTTATTAAACCTGAATCCTGTGTTCCATGTGGAAAGCGGATAAAATTTGGCAAATTATCTCTGAAGTGCCGAGACTGTCGTGTGGTATCTCATCCAGAATGTCGGGACCGCTGTCCCCTTCCCTGCATTCCTACCCTGATAGGAACACCTGTCAAGATTGGAGAGGTATGACTTATACGAGCCGTCATTGTTTTATAGCCTCTTGATTCGCCTTTCAAAGGCTTAGTATCAGTTTTTGTTCTAAAATTAATGATCTCAAATATGTTTCTTTCCACAAATAATGAATAGAATTGTAAGATATTTACTTGAAGAGTCCTATTTGGGTTTGTCTAATACCTTTCTAAACCAAACTTCTTTGCCCtccccctttttcctttttcctcttccctgcttctcctttcctcctcttctcccttccttcctccccttcatcCCATTTTGGAAAATTTCAGACATATATCAAACTAAAGAGATTAGTGTAACTAACCCCTGGTTCTTATCACTTAACTTCCATGACTACTAACTTGTgtccattctctctctttttttttttttttcctctgctgcctaggctggagtgcactggcacgatctcagctcactgcaacctctgcccccctgggctcaagtgattctcttgcctcagcctcccaagtagctagaattacaggcatgtaccaccaccatgcccggctaatttttttttggttgtatttttagtagagacggggtttcaccatgttggccaggctggtctcaagctcctgacttcaagtgatccgcccacctcagcctctcaaagtgctgggactacaggcatgagccactgtgcccggccatgtccattctttttttaatgtctcttttttttgagacagagtttccatgttgcccaggctggagtgcagtattgcaactttgactcactgcagcctctgtctcctgggctcaagtgattctcatgcctcagcctcccaagttgctgggactgcaggcgtgtgctaccatgctcaactaatttttttgtatttttagtagagatggggttttgccatgttggccaggctggtcttgaactcctgacttcaagtgatccacctgccttggcctcctaaagtgttgggattctaggtgtgagccacggcacccagcctttATGTCTGTTCTTGATTTATCGATACTATCGTTGCCTCTTCCTAACTCTGTCCAATGAATTACTTGGAAGCAAATCTCAGCTATCATATAATTTTGTCTgtgataaaattatctttttattcttgcttttatGTTAGACATACTTCATCATAGGGTATCAAGATTAAGTtgcttatttccaaatatttaaccAGTTTAATCCAAACTGATTAAATCCATTAAGAAATTAGTTATTgctgagcatggtagctcatgcctgtaatctcagcactttgggaggctgaggcaggaaaatcacttgagcccaagagtttgagaccagcctggacaacaaagcaagattccatctctacaaagaataaataaataagttagccAGATTAGTGGTGTGCGCCCGTGTTTGTAGCTACTTCAGGAAGCTAGGTTGGACTATTGCTTAAGGTGGGGaggttgaaactgcagtgagccgtgattacaccactgcactccagcctcgggattagagcaagaccctatctcgaaaaaaaaaaattttattatgtaagCAACATTAGCAAGAATCAAAATGACTACCTTCCTACCTACTTTTCAgcaaatgaaatgttattttccCCTAATCTTACAAGTTCTCATCCAtgcctgtacttttttttttttttttgagaggatgttttactcttgttgcccaggctggagtgcaatggcgcaatctcagctcaccgcaacctccacctcctgggttcaagcgattcttctgcctcagcctcctgagtagctgggattacaggcatgtgccaccacgcctggctaattttgtatttttagtagagacagggtttctccatgttggtcaggctggtctcaaactcctgacctcaggtaatctgcccacctcggcctcctacagtgctgggattacaggtgtgagctaccgcacctggccacctgTACATTTTTTTTACACATGTTCTGTATTCTAATATAGAACCATGGAGTTCTCCCCTACAGGTAGGTTTGTGTCATGATCAACTGTGATAAGATgtgttaagtaattttttttactgagaataatgaaagtataaaagattatttttctcttattccaGATTTcttctgttagaaaaaaaaatccgtttagagtaataaattatttcatattaaagGCTATACCTGTAACTTCATTATTGCTTTTTTCTGCTGTCCTTGAGTGGATGAGAAGGAGTTAGTTATAGCTGGTGGTCTTATTCCTTGTTCACATAAAAGTGTGGtatatatgaaagagaaaaaaaaagtgtgttatgTATGATAATAAATCAGTCCTGGCATGGAGGTAGGAAAAATAATTGATAGTTTCTGTTTTAATATATGCTTTGGGAATAGGAATTTAAAAGTAGACATGATGTCCCAGTCTGAGAATAAGATTGGAGGTGGTTCTTCGTGTGTCGTCTTCATCTGTTGGTCTACATGgtgtaaataataatttaaaactctttttttccaGGGAATGCTGGCAGACTTTGTGTCCCAGACTTCTCCAATGATCCCCTCCATTGTTGTGCATTGTGTAAATGAGATTGAACAAAGAGGTCTGACTGAGGTAAGAGTCAACCGTAGGAGATGGTGAATTTGTTATTTGTGTTAATTaggaagtttttaaataaaaatgtcatcttGATAATAGACAGGCCTGTATAGGATCTCCGGCTGTGACCGCACAGTAAAAGAGCTGAAAGAGAAATTCCTCAGAGTGAAAACTGTACCCCTCCTCAGCAAAGTGGATGATATCCATGCTGTCTGTAGCCTTCTAAAAGACTTTTTTCGAAACCTCAAAGAACCTCTTCTGACCTTTCGCCTAAACAAAGCCTTTATGGAAGCAGCAGGTAAGGGCAGATGTAACATTTGAATATGAATTCCCTCACGGCAGtagttttcttactctttttatttatttatttattttttatttttttagacagagtctcactttgtcgctcaggctgaggTCAgtgggcgtgatcttggctcactgcagcctctgtctcccaggttcaagcgattctcctgcctcagcctcctgagtagctgggattacaggcgtgtggtatcacgcccggctaattttttgtattttttagtagagacggggtttcaccctgttagccaggatggtctcaatctcctgaccccgtgattcgcccgcctcagcctcccaaagtgctgggattacaggcgtgagccaccatgccgggcctcttttgtttgtttgtttgtttgtttaagacggTGTCtctgctgccctggctggagtgcagtggtactatctcagctcactgtaacctccgcctcctgggttcaagagattctcctgcctcaacctcctgagtagctgagattacaggcatgcaccaccacgcccaggtaattttttgtatttttagtggaaatgggatttcaccatgttagccaggctggtttcaaactcctgacctcaggtgatccacccacctcggtctcccaaagtgatgggattacagtcatgagccaccacgcctggccaccttACTCTTTTTATTAGCTCCtgcctagtacagtgcctgaaacatagtaggtgctcaagtaGTTTGATGGATGGGTAACTGTATGCGTGTCACCTTTGCCTGTCCTCTTCCTTTCTCATTATGTTATTGTGGACaatgctcttcctttctttccttcctctccagtTAGGCTGGAGCTTTTTCAGTTCTTAGACTATACCAACCTTACTCCCTACTGTAAGGCCTTCACATTTGTTGTCTCAACCTGAATGCTCTTACATTAGATACTGTATGGTTtgctcctttatttctttcatatttctctTCATATACCTCGTCCCCAGAAACACTTTTCTGACAACCTTGTCTAGATTAACGGCTCTCATTTCTTTCCAGCTTCTTGCCTGccttgtttcttcatttatgtaTCACTCTACCTGATAGGTATTTGCTTTTTGACTGACTCCACCAATAGAATGTAGGTTACATAAGGTAAGGGCTTTACTTCTCCTTTATCCTCGGCACTTGTACCTGGCACATCGTAGGCccttaaatatgttttatgaatGAATACCTTCTTGGTAATTGTAGTCACTGCAATTGTATGCCTGTCTTCCTAGCACATCGGTTGCCAACTGCTTTCCCTAACTTCAaaggcagattttttaaaagttctgacTTCTAATATTGAGCTGTTGGCCAGTATCCTGCTTGTTAATGAAACCAGAGTCTGATGTAGTCATGAACTAATCAGGAGTTTCAGAAGCTTACTGTATAGATGAGACTTTGTGGTCGATAACTTGGAAGCCCACTGTCAAGGGAAAGAAGTCTAGGCCTCTTGGTGCTTTCTTTTCAATTACAGAAATCACAGATGAAGACAACAGCATAGCTGCCATGTACCAGGCTGTTGGTGAACTGCCCCAGGCCAACAGGGACACATTAGCTTTCCTCATGATTCACTTGCAGAGGTGAGTACCGCAGAAACTTGTTCTGGGAgttagggaattttttttccaagGGGAAGATAATGTGAGTTGAGTGTTTGGGAGTATGAGGGATGAATTGTTTTCTTATAGAATCTATATTTTGGTCTGCATTTAAGCAAGGAGCAAGACTTctaatttaatattcttttgCTTAGAGTGGCTCAGAGTCCACATACTAAAATGGATGTTGCCAATCTGGCTAAAGTCTTTGGCCCTACAATAGTGGCCCATGCTGTGCCCAATCCAGACCCAGTAACAATGTTACAGGACATCAAGCGTCAACCCAAGGTAGGCAGgtgcggggtgtgtgtgtgtgtgtgtgtgtgtgtgtgtgtgtgtgtgtgtgaacttgTGTAATGTGATAACATAAAAGAAAGTCGAGAAGCCCTGAGCTTTGGAAGTTTGCTAACAGATTTGCTGGCTTTTAGGTGGTTGAGCGCCTGCTTTCCTTGCCCCTGGAATACTGGAGTCAGTTCATGATGGTAGAGCAAGAGAACATTGACCCCCTACATGTCATTGAAAACTCAAATGCCTTTTCAACACCACAGACACCAGATATTAAAGGTAAGGCCCAAGATGTGCTTCTTCAGGGACTTGGCTCCCTCTTTAGTTTTAGTCATGTGccctcttcctgcctttgctaGAGCTGTTTGAAAATTCTAACATTAAAGGAAAATTTGTATAATTCTACCATCGCTTTTCCATGTTCTCCTTTCTTTATCCATAtggatatatgttttttaaatatagatataataggctgggcatggtgactcacacctgtagtcccagcactttgggaagccgaggcaggcggatcacaaggtcaagggattgagaccatcctggccaacatggtgaaaccccatctctactaaaaatacaaaaattagctgggtgtggtggcacgtgcctgtaatcccagttacccgggctgctgaggcacgagaatcgctagaacccagggggcggaatttgcagtgagctcagatcgtgccactgcactccagcctggtgacagtgagactccatctccaaaagaaaaagatataataatagtttaaatataatccaatcttatttcacttagcatgttgtGAGAACTTTTTCTCATATATAATCTTATTTGCTTAAATGTTCTAGTAGgtattaacattattttataatttttcataattacaAGTAATGCTATAGtcaatattatatgtatgtatcctCTTTTCCCTTAATGATAAATTCCCAAGAGTGGAAATCACTGAATTAAATGgcttaaacatttttatgaatcTTGATATGTTTTACCAACttgatttcttaaatttcttataggcttttccaatttttattgcTAACCAACAATTTGATATGAATAGGCTGGTTTCACTCCAGTCTCACTGTCATTGGAGACCCATTCTTTCATTATTGCAAGTTCCTTCTAAGGGAGCATATTGTTTCTTCTAGTATAGCTAAAAGTCAGATGTTTAGATGTTAGATTTGTGAAGTGTGGAGTTAGAGAATGGCCTAAATCAGGAAGTGTCAGCTATTCGTTGAGTTCAAAAGATACACGAGTGTGTTACAGAATGATGACAAAAATGATTTCTGGGACTTTGCTAGATGTCTAACCTTAGCTCTTAAGTGCTTCAGAGGGTAATCAGCTTAAAACTAGCCATCTAAAAAGATGCCTTCTTTTTTCCCACCTCTCTTAAAAATATGTCTGAACTTTGAAGTGAGTTTACTGGGACCTGTGACCACTCCTGAACATCAGCTTCTCAAAACTCCTTCGTCTAGTTCCCTGTCACAAAGAGTCCGTTCCACCCTCACCAAGAACACTCCCAGGTATGCAGAATTGGCCTTCctaggaaataaaaaacaactgcTTTCTTAGACTTCTTATTATATTGAAgcttattgaaagaaaaattgcaTTAGATTTTAGCTAGCAACTAGACTTTATAAAAGGGAACATGGAGCTATAAGGATTCCTTCTTTAAAAAGGTTCTGAAAGTCTTTACTATTTCCCCGCTCTCATTGTAGGTGACTAAGAGTACCTTGCAAAATAGTTGTCTAGGGTTTCCTACTTATAGTGGGTTATATCAAGTAATATTATAGTTGTTTATTCAACCATTTTTTATAGAATACTTGTCCAGTTCATTCTCTTTTCATTGTAGATTTGGGAGCAAAAGCAAGTCTGCCACTAACCTAGGACGACAAGGCAACTTTTTTGCTTCTCCAATGCTCAAGTGAAGTCACATCTGCCTGTTACTTCCCAGCATTGACTGACTATAAGAAAGGACACACCTGTACTCTGCTCTGCAGCCTCCTGTACTCATTACTACTTTTAGCATTCTCCAGGCTTTTACTCAAGTTTAATTGTGCCTGatcattttattaaaactatatgtataccttcccttccttctcctcaaGTCacataataccagcactttgtcCTGGTCGTTGTTGGGAGCTTTTAGATGAGACATCTTTCCAGGGGTAGAAGGGTTAGTATGGAATTGGTTATGATTCTTTTTGGGGAAGGGGGTTATTGTTCCTTTGGCTTAAAGCCAAATGCTGCTCATAGAATGAACAATCTTTCTCTAGTTTCGTTTAGAACTGATTTCCATGAGACAATGACAGAAACCTTACTTATCTGATAAGATTGGCTTGTCTCAGGGTGGGAAGTGGGAGGGCAGGGCAATAAAGGATTAGACGAGAGGATTTAGGATGCCTCCTAAGAACCGGAAGTTCTCATTCCGCATTATGAACTGAGCTATAATATGGAGCTTTCATAAAAATGGGATACATTGAGGACAGAACGAGTGATGGGAATATGTGTAGCTTTAATTTGGATGATTAGATCTTTAATGGTGTTGAGTGGCACACCTTGTAAATGTGAAAGTACAACTTGTATTTATCTCTAATGTGCCACTGGCTGAACTTTGGGTTCATTGGGGTCAAAGCcagtttttcttataaaattgaaTTCATTCTGATGCTTGACCCCcatacccccaaccttgtccagTGGAGCCCAACTTCTAAAGGTCAATATGTCCTTTGGCATCCTAGCTAACAATAAAGAGTAGGCTATAAGGGAAGATTGTCAATATTTTATGTGGTAAGAAAAGCCACAGTCATTTTTTCTTTGCACTTTGGATGCTGAAATTTTCCCATGGAACATAGCCACATCTAGATAGATGTGAGCTTTTTCATCTgttaaaattattcttaatatctgtaaaaatgatttttttctatagaatgTTTGATTTCATATTGACCTTTACCTGTAAAACACCTATTTCGgataatatttggaaaaaaagtaaatagctTTTTCAAAATGAACATGAGGCTGGTATTCTTGTCTTGGAAGGTAATTTTCAATGCCTTTTAGAAAATCAtttctggggctgggcatggtgattcatgcctataatcctagcactttgggaggccaagatgggtggctcacctgaggtcaagagtttgagatatggccaaaccctgtctctacaaaaaatacaaaattagccgggcatggtggcacacacctgtgatcccagctactcaggaagctgatgtggtaaaattgagcctgggaggtggaggttgcagtgagctgagatcgtgccactgcactccatccagcctgggtgacagagtgtgagaccctgtctcaaaaaaaaaagaaaaaattacttccTTCAACGTGTCTTGACTCCCCATTTCCCACTCTCTGGACGCACCCTAGCCTTACAACCACCGggagtttgtttcttcatttctcatCAGTCTTTCTTTGTCCAAACTGGAGTTGTAGAGTTGTCCTGTGCCTGTTGTGTTGTTTAAAGAACCCACAGTCATGAGTTGCATAATGacggggatacattctgagaggtgcttcattaggtgatttcattgttgtgtgaACCTGAGTGTccttacacaaacctggatggtgtgacctactacacacctaggctatatggtagagcctgttgctcctaggctacaaacctgtatagcatgtgaCTGTTCTGAACACTATAGGCAGTTGTAACGCatggtaagtatttatgtatctaaacagaAAAAGGGTACAGTAAAACTATGGTTATTATAATCTTATGTGACCACTGTTGTATGTGGGATGCATTGTTAATCAAAACGTAATGTAGTGTGTGACTGtacttaaaaaataacaacaacaacttttTAAACAAGTCTTTAGGGACCAAAATGgtgcagataaaaaaaaaaattgcctctgGCTGGCTGACTGCCTAGAACATCCTTCACTGCTGGAAGTGACTCTGGAGTGAGCTGGAATGATTAACTGAGGGCACCTGCACTTGGAACTCTGAAGCTGGTGAACAGAATGTATCTGAGATTGAACGTAAACAGTTGCAGGCTTAATATGTAACTGTGGAGAGAGGAGGCAACCTATTGGCTTTTTCCCAGGAGGGGGCAGCTTCATAGCAGGGCCCATCTGCCTCAGCAAATTGACAGAGGATGGGTCCCATACCCCCTTTCACACATGCCGGCTaggccttattttttaaaactctgcccTAGATGCTACCTCTTATGTCTTTGCAATCCTAGTGTTGGCCTGGTTCca
The Rhinopithecus roxellana isolate Shanxi Qingling chromosome 10, ASM756505v1, whole genome shotgun sequence DNA segment above includes these coding regions:
- the RACGAP1 gene encoding rac GTPase-activating protein 1, whose protein sequence is MDTMMLNMRNLFEQLVRRAEILSEGNELQFIQLAKDFEDFRKKWQRTDHELGKYKDLLMKAETERSALDVKLKHARNQVDVEIKRRQRAEADCEKLERQIQLIREMLMCDTSGSIQLSEEQKSALAFLNRGQPSSSNAGNKRLSTIDESGSILSDISFDKTDESLDWDSSLVKTFKLKKREKRRSSSRQFVDGPPGPIKKTRSIGSTVDQGNESIVAKTTVTVPNDGGPIEAVSTIETVPYWTRSRRKTGTLQPWNSDSTLNSRQLEPRTETDSVGTPQSNGGMRLHDFVSKTVIKPESCVPCGKRIKFGKLSLKCRDCRVVSHPECRDRCPLPCIPTLIGTPVKIGEGMLADFVSQTSPMIPSIVVHCVNEIEQRGLTETGLYRISGCDRTVKELKEKFLRVKTVPLLSKVDDIHAVCSLLKDFFRNLKEPLLTFRLNKAFMEAAEITDEDNSIAAMYQAVGELPQANRDTLAFLMIHLQRVAQSPHTKMDVANLAKVFGPTIVAHAVPNPDPVTMLQDIKRQPKVVERLLSLPLEYWSQFMMVEQENIDPLHVIENSNAFSTPQTPDIKVSLLGPVTTPEHQLLKTPSSSSLSQRVRSTLTKNTPRFGSKSKSATNLGRQGNFFASPMLK